One stretch of Siphonobacter curvatus DNA includes these proteins:
- a CDS encoding alkene reductase gives MSDLRLFTPLTLGDLSLNNRIVMAPMTRNRASVDHIPTEHMALYYAQRASAGLIITEGTSPSINGEGYARIPGIWNEEQILGWRKVTEAVHDRGGKIFVQLMHTGRISHRLNMHEGALIVAPSEVRAKGNMRTDQEGVQAHPVPYAMTEGEVHDAVLEFVQAATNAITAGFDGVELHAANGYLIEQFIRPTTNQRTDAYGGTTEKYAHFALEVARQVAEAIGKDRVGIRLSPYGEMNDMPYQPKFDEIYRYLADQLGEYVTYIHLINASEGEGYTALRQYVRQVFPGTLILNRSYTKERAEEDLQNGAADLISFGTPFIANPDLPERFEQEAPLAEGDPSTFYSPGEKGYTDYPKLDEE, from the coding sequence ATGAGTGATTTACGCTTGTTTACGCCCCTGACGCTGGGAGATTTAAGCCTGAATAATCGCATCGTTATGGCTCCCATGACGCGAAACCGGGCCAGTGTCGACCATATTCCTACCGAACACATGGCTCTATACTATGCTCAGCGGGCATCGGCGGGACTGATTATTACGGAAGGAACCAGCCCTTCCATCAATGGGGAAGGCTATGCCCGTATCCCCGGTATCTGGAACGAAGAGCAAATTTTAGGCTGGCGAAAAGTAACGGAAGCCGTACACGACCGTGGCGGGAAAATCTTTGTACAGCTCATGCATACCGGACGTATTTCGCATCGCCTGAATATGCATGAAGGAGCCTTGATTGTCGCTCCCTCGGAGGTACGGGCCAAGGGTAACATGCGTACGGATCAGGAAGGGGTACAGGCCCATCCCGTACCCTACGCCATGACCGAAGGCGAAGTGCACGATGCCGTTCTGGAGTTTGTACAGGCGGCTACCAATGCCATTACCGCCGGTTTTGACGGCGTTGAGCTACACGCAGCCAATGGGTATCTGATCGAACAGTTCATTCGCCCTACGACCAACCAACGGACAGACGCGTACGGCGGAACCACCGAAAAATACGCTCATTTTGCTTTAGAAGTAGCCCGACAGGTAGCGGAAGCCATTGGGAAAGACCGCGTTGGGATTCGTTTGTCGCCCTACGGTGAAATGAACGATATGCCCTATCAGCCGAAATTCGATGAAATTTATCGCTATTTGGCTGACCAGCTGGGTGAGTATGTGACCTACATTCACCTCATTAATGCAAGCGAGGGAGAAGGGTACACAGCCCTCCGGCAGTATGTACGACAGGTTTTTCCGGGTACACTGATTCTGAATCGAAGTTATACAAAGGAGCGGGCGGAAGAAGACCTGCAAAATGGAGCGGCGGATTTGATTTCATTTGGAACCCCATTTATCGCGAATCCGGATTTACCCGAACGTTTCGAGCAGGAAGCTCCGCTGGCCGAAGGCGATCCCAGTACTTTCTATTCGCCTGGTGAAAAAGGATACACGGATTATCCGAAACTGGATGAAGAATAG
- a CDS encoding GNAT family N-acetyltransferase, whose product MHIHIRTLIPEDEIALAFLANNRSIYDNVRDIFPHPYTLDHARAWIDYGRSQPTLNAAITVDNCFAGCVGLIPGQDIHRVSAEIGYWLGEPFWGKGIMTTALDLWVQQIWQTFPEVHRLWAGVFAFNTASMRVLEKVGFEKEAVLKQAMIKNQVLVDEHLYSLRRS is encoded by the coding sequence ATGCACATTCACATTCGAACGCTTATACCCGAAGACGAAATAGCTTTGGCATTCCTAGCTAATAACCGTTCGATTTATGATAATGTTCGAGATATTTTTCCGCATCCGTATACCCTTGATCATGCTCGGGCATGGATTGATTATGGCCGCAGTCAGCCGACGCTAAATGCCGCTATTACAGTCGATAATTGTTTTGCTGGTTGCGTAGGGCTGATTCCGGGACAGGATATTCACCGGGTAAGTGCAGAAATTGGGTATTGGTTAGGCGAGCCTTTCTGGGGGAAAGGTATCATGACAACGGCCCTTGACTTGTGGGTACAGCAGATCTGGCAGACGTTCCCGGAGGTACACCGCTTATGGGCTGGCGTTTTTGCATTCAATACAGCCTCAATGCGGGTACTGGAGAAAGTGGGTTTTGAGAAAGAAGCGGTTTTAAAACAGGCTATGATTAAAAATCAGGTATTGGTTGATGAACACCTCTACAGTCTCCGCCGCTCCTGA